One window from the genome of Oryctolagus cuniculus chromosome 1, mOryCun1.1, whole genome shotgun sequence encodes:
- the NSMF gene encoding NMDA receptor synaptonuclear signaling and neuronal migration factor: protein MGAAASRRRALRSEAMSSVAAKVRAARAFGEYLSQSHPENRNGSDHLLADAYSGHDGSPEMQPAPQNKRRLSLVSNGRYESSVSEEGVSGKQAGEGPQPRVYTISGEPALLPSPEAEAIELSVVKGHRQRERHSHHHSQPLRASPGSSHEDVSRPCQSWAGSRQGSKECPGCAQLAPSPSPQAFGLDQPPVPEASGHHKKLERMYSVDGASDDGPIRTWFPKENLFSFQTATTTMQAVFRGYAERKRRKREHDSASVIQRNFRKHLRMVGSRRVKAQTFAERRERSFSRSWSDPTPMKADTSHDSRDSSDLQSSHCTLEEAFEDLDWETEKGLEAAACNTEGFVPPKVMLISSKVPKAEYIPTIIRRDDPSIIPILYDHEHATFEDILEEIEKKLNTYHKGAKIWKMLIFCQGGPGHLYLLKNKVATFAKVEKEEDMIHFWKRLSRLMSKVNPEPNVIHVMGCYILGNPNGEKLFQNLRTLMTPYRVIFESPLELSAQGKAMIETYFDFRLYRLWKGRQHSKLLDFDGVL from the exons ATGGGCGCCGCCGCCTCCAGGAGGAGGGCGTTGAGGAGCGAGGCCATGTCCTCGGTGGCGGCCAAAGTGCG AGCAGCCCGAGCGTTCGGAGAGTACCTGTCCCAAAGTCACCCTGAGAACCGGAATGGCTCAG ACCACCTGCTGGCCGATGCCTACTCTGGCCACGACGGGTCTCCTGAAATGCAGCCAGCCCCCCAGAACAAGCGCCGCCTCTCCCTTGTCTCCAACGGCCGCTACGAGAGCAGCGTCTCAGAAGAGGGGGTCAGCGGGAAGCAGGCTGGCGAGGGCCCCCAGCCCCGTGTGTACACCATCTCCGGGGAGCCCGCCCTGCTGCCCAGCCCGGAGGCCGAGGCCATCGAGCTGTCTGTGGTGAAGGGGCACAGGCAGCGGGAGCGGCACTCTCACCACCACAGCCAGCCCCTGCGTGCCAGCCCCGGCAGCAGCCACGAGGACGTGAGCAGGCcctgccagagctgggcgggCAGTCGCCAGGGCTCCAAGGAATGTCCCGGCTGCGCCCAGCTGGCCCCCAGTCCCTCTCCTCAggcctttggcctggaccagccgcCTGTGCCCGAGGCGTCTGGCCACCACAAGAAGCTGGAGAGGATGTATAGCGTCGATGGAGCGTCTG ATGACGGCCCCATCCGCACCTGGTTCCCCAAGGAGAACCTCTTCAGCTTCCAGACAGCAACCACAACTATGCAAGC GGTGTTCAGGGGCTACGCGGAGAGGAAGCGCCGGAAACGAGAGCATGATTCCGCGTCTGTAATCCAGAG GAACTTCCGCAAACACCTGCGCATGGTCGGCAGCCGGCGGGTGAAGGCCCAGA CGTTCGCTGAGCGTCGGGAGCGGAGCTTCAGCCGGTCCTGGAGCGACCCCACCCCAATGAAAGCCGACACTTCCCACGACTCCCGAGACA GCAGTGACCTGCAGAGTTCGCACTGCACGCTGGAGGAGGCCTTTGAGGACCTGgactgggagacagagaaggggctGGAGGCTGCGGCCTGCAACACGGAGGGGTTTGTGCCCCCCAAGGTCATG CTCATCTCCTCCAAGGTGCCCAAAGCCGAGTACATCCCCACCATCATCCGCAGGGACGACCCCTCCATCATCCCCATCCTCTAC GACCACGAGCACGCAACGTTCGAGGACATCCTGG AGGAGATAGAGAAGAAGCTGAACACCTACCACAAGGGGGCCAAGATCTGGAAAATGCTCATCTTCTGCCAG GGAGGTCCCGGACACCTCTATTTGCTCAAGAACAAGGTGGCCACCTTTGCCAaagtggagaaggaagaggaCATGATCCA CTTCTGGAAGCGGCTGAGCCGCTTGATGAGCAAGGTGAACCCCGAGCCCAACGTCATCCACGTCATGGGCTGCTACATCCTGGGAAACCCCAACGGAGAAAAG CTGTTCCAGAACCTCAGGACCCTCATGACCCCCTACAGAGTCATTTTTGAGTCCCCCCTGGAGCTGTCGGCCCAAG GCAAGGCCATGATCGAGACCTACTTTGACTTCCGGCTGTACCGCCTGTGGAAGGGCCGCCAGCACTCAAAGCTGCTGGACTTCGACGGCGTCCTGTGA